Proteins encoded by one window of bacterium:
- a CDS encoding archease: MEKLYRPIDHTGDLGVEIEAPDFEELVRRASLALTDTLVEADLVRGNRTLHWTVEAGTEEGLLVGQLQEILFRMDAEGLVFGDFKIERLSPRSLSCRAAGEPLDRERHGFKTEIKAVTYHGLKIGERGGKKTARLIFDV; the protein is encoded by the coding sequence ATGGAAAAGCTCTATCGTCCCATCGACCATACCGGCGACCTGGGGGTTGAGATCGAGGCCCCCGATTTCGAGGAGCTGGTCCGCCGGGCTTCCCTGGCCCTTACCGACACCCTGGTTGAGGCCGACCTTGTCCGGGGAAACCGGACCCTCCATTGGACGGTGGAGGCCGGCACCGAGGAGGGCCTATTGGTCGGCCAGCTCCAGGAAATCCTCTTCCGGATGGACGCCGAGGGGCTGGTCTTCGGTGATTTCAAGATCGAACGGCTCTCGCCCCGGAGCCTGAGCTGCAGGGCGGCCGGCGAGCCGCTGGACCGCGAGCGCCATGGTTTCAAAACCGAAATTAAGGCCGTCACTTACCACGGTCTCAAGATCGGGGAGCGCGGAGGAAAAAAGACCGCCCGCCTCATCTTCGACGTGTAA
- a CDS encoding BCAM0308 family protein, translating to MKGKGRLRVQERNGQDSHDAYWNKAHPKDLAHCRQCRAIYHNKHWFFDEEKLQALTKAKQSEAVLCPACEKIRDHFASGFVQLSGSFLAHHRQEILNLLRNEEKRAMGLNPLERIIEIEGNGHGLLVSTTHEKLAQRLGKSLKRAFRGEVEYQWSRGEKMARVSWSRD from the coding sequence ATGAAGGGCAAAGGTCGTCTCAGGGTTCAGGAGCGGAATGGCCAAGACTCGCACGATGCCTATTGGAACAAGGCCCATCCCAAAGACCTAGCCCACTGCCGCCAGTGCCGGGCGATTTATCACAACAAGCATTGGTTCTTCGATGAAGAGAAGCTCCAGGCGCTGACCAAGGCCAAGCAAAGCGAGGCCGTCCTCTGTCCGGCCTGTGAAAAGATCCGCGATCACTTCGCTTCCGGCTTCGTCCAACTCAGCGGAAGCTTCCTCGCCCACCACCGCCAAGAAATTCTCAACCTGCTGCGCAACGAAGAGAAAAGGGCCATGGGTCTCAATCCCCTGGAGCGGATCATCGAGATCGAGGGCAACGGTCACGGTCTTCTGGTCAGCACCACCCACGAGAAGCTGGCTCAGCGTTTGGGCAAGAGCCTTAAGCGGGCCTTCCGCGGCGAGGTCGAATACCAATGGTCGCGTGGGGAAAAGATGGCTCGGGTAAGTTGGAGCCGGGATTAA